A single region of the Nitrosomonas sp. Is79A3 genome encodes:
- a CDS encoding site-specific integrase has translation MRPGELRKAEWTEIDLDNAEWNIPAERMKMREPHLVPLSIQAVELLRELHAMTGGGRYVFPGARTNDRPMSDNAVLAALRRMGYAKDEMSGHGFRAMARTILDEVLGIRPDFIEHQLAHAVRDPNGRAYNRTAHLAERRKMMQQWADYLDKLKAGAEVVSLHSQLA, from the coding sequence GTGCGTCCCGGCGAACTACGCAAGGCGGAATGGACGGAAATTGATCTGGATAATGCGGAATGGAACATACCCGCCGAGCGGATGAAGATGCGTGAACCGCACCTTGTTCCTCTATCCATACAAGCGGTGGAACTTCTGCGCGAACTCCACGCGATGACGGGCGGCGGGCGCTATGTGTTTCCGGGGGCACGTACCAATGACAGGCCGATGAGTGATAACGCCGTGCTGGCCGCCTTGCGGCGCATGGGATACGCCAAGGACGAGATGAGCGGTCATGGCTTCCGCGCAATGGCACGAACGATCCTTGATGAAGTGTTGGGGATACGCCCGGACTTCATTGAACACCAGCTTGCCCATGCTGTGCGCGATCCGAACGGACGCGCATACAATCGCACCGCGCACCTCGCGGAACGTCGAAAAATGATGCAACAATGGGCGGATTATTTGGATAAATTGAAGGCAGGTGCGGAAGTAGTATCGCTGCACAGCCAATTGGCCTGA
- a CDS encoding EAL domain-containing protein → MPLQQLVQYFNDRFETEHHSNIRPFILEKGLVSGIFGPIQIGSVFEPVRRADDNEKLAGHIAELSVTPYDNSQHSQQSTEIGDLLTDVIPQPADFQSIISLDRLCRTVHMLNYLTYSHKGGVLFLDVDPRHILGIKQNHGAYFEEIIIKCGLAIQNIVISMTVNSFYAQHHTQLLDGLNNYRQRGYQIALNIGSLYAAHGLRDLIDKLSANYLRISAPDTATIQHSNSNWLSTLGQLTELQNLIGGQTILQQVKQKNQADIAISARFNLVQGDYYNKLITDHLRCL, encoded by the coding sequence ATGCCTTTACAACAACTCGTACAATATTTTAACGATCGCTTTGAGACCGAACATCATTCCAATATTCGTCCTTTTATTTTGGAAAAGGGATTGGTCAGCGGAATTTTCGGACCAATTCAGATCGGCAGTGTCTTCGAGCCAGTGCGCCGAGCTGACGATAATGAAAAGCTTGCCGGTCATATCGCAGAATTGTCGGTCACACCCTATGACAACAGCCAGCATAGCCAGCAATCTACAGAAATCGGTGATTTACTCACGGATGTTATTCCGCAGCCTGCCGATTTCCAATCCATTATCAGCTTGGACCGCCTGTGCCGTACTGTTCACATGTTGAATTATCTCACTTACTCGCATAAAGGCGGTGTGCTTTTTCTAGATGTTGATCCGAGACATATTCTGGGTATCAAACAGAATCATGGTGCCTATTTTGAGGAAATTATTATCAAATGCGGATTGGCAATCCAGAATATCGTCATTTCGATGACAGTGAATAGTTTTTATGCGCAGCACCATACCCAATTACTGGATGGTTTAAACAATTATCGTCAGCGCGGCTATCAAATCGCACTCAATATCGGTTCACTGTACGCTGCCCATGGACTTCGGGATTTAATCGACAAATTATCAGCAAATTATCTGCGTATTAGCGCACCTGATACTGCAACCATCCAGCATTCAAACAGTAACTGGCTTTCGACTCTCGGCCAATTGACAGAACTGCAAAACTTAATTGGCGGACAAACCATCTTGCAACAAGTGAAACAAAAAAATCAGGCTGATATAGCTATTTCCGCACGATTTAATCTGGTCCAAGGTGACTATTACAACAAACTGATTACAGATCATCTGAGATGCTTATGA
- a CDS encoding Arm DNA-binding domain-containing protein yields MARHKIKADAAIKAAKPMSTMYRLNDGDGLYLLVKPDGAKWWRFDYSIGGKRKTLSVGVYPDTPLSAARKKANDARELVAAGTDPSDIRKTAKQVQTKRLEAERRISEGLPAVGSFEDIAREWASVPTDRRSDKQTEKIIGWMEKDIFPWLGKRPINEITTPEIDATIQRIVDRGALDIARRVLWNCGRIFGYAAKKGYSQGDPTARLCEYMPSKKVEYHAAITDPKAAAELLRAIDGYQRLLRYQMCPAPFSAVFCASRRTTQGGMDGN; encoded by the coding sequence ATGGCCCGACATAAAATCAAAGCTGACGCGGCAATCAAAGCCGCAAAACCTATGTCGACGATGTACCGCTTGAATGATGGCGACGGTCTGTACCTACTGGTTAAGCCGGATGGCGCCAAGTGGTGGAGATTTGATTACTCAATCGGTGGCAAGCGTAAAACCCTATCTGTGGGGGTCTACCCTGACACACCCTTGAGTGCAGCGCGTAAAAAAGCCAACGATGCGCGAGAATTGGTAGCGGCTGGAACAGATCCAAGCGATATTCGCAAGACTGCCAAGCAAGTACAGACAAAACGCCTGGAAGCCGAACGGCGTATCAGTGAAGGATTACCTGCTGTCGGTTCTTTTGAAGATATTGCGCGAGAATGGGCATCTGTCCCAACAGACAGACGATCCGACAAGCAAACGGAAAAAATTATCGGCTGGATGGAAAAGGATATTTTTCCTTGGCTGGGGAAACGACCCATAAATGAAATCACTACGCCTGAAATAGATGCAACCATCCAGCGCATTGTAGATAGGGGCGCACTGGATATTGCCCGGCGCGTCCTTTGGAACTGTGGCCGTATATTTGGATATGCCGCCAAAAAAGGATATTCGCAAGGCGATCCTACAGCACGTTTATGCGAATACATGCCAAGCAAGAAAGTTGAATACCACGCCGCCATCACCGATCCCAAAGCCGCTGCCGAGCTACTACGCGCCATAGATGGCTATCAAAGGCTACTTCGTTACCAAATGTGCCCTGCGCCTTTCTCCGCTGTTTTTTGTGCGTCCCGGCGAACTACGCAAGGCGGAATGGACGGAAATTGA
- the cysW gene encoding sulfate ABC transporter permease subunit CysW: protein MSTITFPASGETFRQRATQEPAWVRRSLIGLALAFLTLFLFIPLISVFYEAFKKGAEVYFAAITDPDAVSAIKLTLTVAAIAVPLNLVFGVAAAWAIAKFEFRGKNLLITLIDLPFSVSPVVSGLIYVLVFGLQGWLGPWLAEHDLKIIFAVPGIVLATVFVTVPFIARELIPLMQAQGTEEEEAAVVLGASGWQTFYQITLPNIKWGLLYGAILCNARAMGEFGAVSVVSGHIRGSTNTMPLHVEILYNEYNFAAAFAVASLLALLALVTLALKTLIEFRNKQHQKSRGHE from the coding sequence ATGTCCACAATTACATTTCCCGCATCCGGAGAAACTTTTAGGCAGCGAGCCACACAAGAGCCAGCCTGGGTACGCCGGTCCTTGATTGGATTGGCGTTAGCATTTCTAACGCTATTTCTTTTCATTCCACTGATTTCGGTTTTTTATGAAGCGTTCAAAAAAGGCGCAGAAGTTTATTTTGCTGCGATCACCGACCCTGATGCTGTTTCCGCCATCAAATTGACGCTGACCGTTGCGGCGATCGCGGTGCCGTTGAATCTGGTGTTCGGTGTTGCCGCGGCCTGGGCGATCGCCAAATTTGAATTTCGCGGCAAGAACCTGTTGATCACGCTGATCGATTTGCCTTTCTCCGTATCTCCGGTGGTCTCAGGGTTGATTTATGTGCTTGTCTTTGGTCTGCAAGGATGGTTAGGTCCTTGGCTGGCAGAGCATGACTTGAAAATTATTTTTGCTGTTCCCGGTATCGTGCTGGCAACCGTCTTTGTGACGGTGCCGTTTATCGCGCGTGAGTTAATCCCGCTGATGCAAGCGCAAGGCACTGAAGAAGAAGAAGCGGCCGTGGTGCTGGGAGCAAGCGGTTGGCAAACCTTTTATCAAATCACATTACCCAATATCAAATGGGGATTGCTGTACGGCGCAATCTTGTGTAATGCCCGGGCGATGGGAGAGTTTGGCGCGGTATCGGTGGTATCAGGGCATATTCGCGGCAGCACCAATACCATGCCGCTGCATGTCGAAATTCTCTACAACGAATACAACTTTGCAGCCGCCTTTGCAGTGGCTTCATTGTTGGCACTGCTGGCATTGGTGACGCTGGCATTAAAAACACTGATCGAATTCCGCAACAAACAACATCAAAAATCAAGAGGTCACGAATGA
- the cysT gene encoding sulfate ABC transporter permease subunit CysT — translation MNTFKQHSILPGFNLALGFTLLYLSLIVLIPLSAAFIRTAELTWPEFWSIVTTPRVVASYRLTFGASFAAACVNVVFGLLVAWVLVRYHFFGKKLVDALVDLPFALPTAVAGIALTALYAGNGWIGQFLEPLGIKVAFTPIGIFVALTFIGLPFVVRTVQPVLEDIESELEEAAATLGANRWQTFTRVIFPAIFPALMTGFALAFARAIGEYGSVIFIAGNMPMISEITPLLIVTKLEQYDYAGATALSVVMLVISFILLLIINLLQWWSRRRSTIT, via the coding sequence TTGAATACCTTTAAACAACACAGCATTCTGCCGGGCTTTAACCTGGCGTTGGGATTTACCCTGCTGTATCTGAGCTTAATCGTACTGATTCCGCTTTCGGCAGCGTTTATCCGTACCGCCGAGCTAACCTGGCCGGAATTTTGGTCCATTGTCACCACGCCGCGCGTTGTCGCTTCGTACCGGCTGACATTTGGCGCCTCATTCGCCGCCGCATGCGTCAATGTGGTATTTGGGCTGTTAGTGGCATGGGTGTTGGTCCGCTATCATTTTTTCGGAAAAAAATTAGTCGACGCATTAGTGGATCTCCCTTTTGCCCTGCCAACTGCGGTGGCCGGTATCGCGTTGACCGCGCTGTACGCAGGCAATGGCTGGATCGGCCAGTTTCTTGAACCGCTCGGCATCAAGGTGGCTTTCACACCGATCGGTATTTTTGTGGCATTGACTTTTATCGGCCTGCCATTCGTAGTACGTACCGTGCAGCCCGTACTCGAGGATATCGAGTCGGAGCTGGAGGAAGCGGCAGCGACGCTCGGTGCCAATCGCTGGCAAACGTTTACCCGGGTGATTTTCCCGGCGATTTTTCCAGCATTAATGACCGGTTTCGCGCTGGCTTTTGCACGTGCGATTGGCGAGTACGGATCGGTGATTTTCATTGCCGGTAACATGCCGATGATCTCTGAAATCACCCCGCTACTGATTGTCACCAAACTGGAACAATATGATTATGCCGGTGCCACGGCATTGTCGGTGGTGATGCTGGTGATTTCTTTTATTTTGTTACTGATCATTAATCTGCTGCAATGGTGGAGCCGGCGCCGCAGTACTATTACCTGA
- a CDS encoding sulfate ABC transporter ATP-binding protein: MSIEVLNLSKQFGTFTALHDVNLQVHSGELLALLGPSGSGKTTLLRVIAGLETADSGQVLFHGEDATDQHVRERQVGFVFQHYALFRNMTIFENVAFGLRVRPKKFRPSETEIRDRVMKLLHLVQLDWLADRYPHQLSGGQRQRIALARALAVEPKVLLLDEPFGALDAKVRKELRSWLRRLHDDMHITSVFVTHDQEEALEVADRVVVMNEGRIEQIGTPDEVYEQPASPFVYEFLGNVNLFHSRLHRGRAWIGDIEVDVPEHAEADELTAVAYVRPHEIEVERTHNGEAALAARVVHVLSVGPIVRLEVVRIDDADKTPIQVEISKERFRELQLVKGDEVFIKPRRLDLFPKHQNNVNDTAQAH, from the coding sequence ATGAGCATTGAAGTCCTTAATCTCTCAAAACAGTTCGGCACTTTCACAGCGCTGCATGATGTCAACTTGCAAGTACATTCCGGTGAATTGCTGGCATTGTTGGGTCCTTCGGGATCCGGAAAAACCACTTTATTGCGTGTGATCGCCGGACTTGAAACAGCCGATAGCGGTCAGGTGCTATTTCACGGCGAGGATGCCACCGATCAACATGTCCGTGAACGTCAAGTTGGTTTCGTATTCCAGCATTATGCATTGTTCCGCAACATGACTATTTTCGAGAATGTTGCTTTTGGCTTGCGCGTGCGCCCCAAGAAATTCCGTCCTTCTGAAACGGAAATTCGTGATCGGGTCATGAAGTTATTACATCTTGTGCAGTTGGATTGGCTGGCAGATCGCTATCCCCATCAGCTTTCGGGCGGTCAGCGCCAGCGTATCGCGCTGGCACGGGCGCTGGCGGTAGAACCCAAAGTACTATTGCTGGATGAGCCTTTCGGCGCACTGGATGCCAAGGTGCGTAAAGAATTGCGTTCCTGGTTGCGCAGATTGCATGACGACATGCATATCACCAGTGTTTTCGTGACGCATGATCAGGAAGAAGCGCTCGAAGTCGCCGACCGGGTGGTTGTCATGAATGAAGGCCGGATTGAACAAATCGGCACTCCAGATGAAGTGTATGAGCAACCCGCCAGTCCCTTCGTGTATGAGTTTCTCGGCAATGTGAATTTGTTTCATAGCCGTCTGCATCGTGGACGCGCCTGGATTGGTGACATCGAAGTGGACGTACCGGAACACGCAGAAGCTGATGAACTCACGGCAGTCGCCTACGTTCGCCCCCATGAGATCGAAGTTGAACGCACGCATAATGGTGAAGCGGCATTGGCGGCCCGTGTCGTTCACGTTCTTTCCGTGGGTCCGATTGTTCGATTGGAGGTAGTGCGTATCGACGACGCAGACAAAACCCCGATTCAAGTTGAAATCAGCAAGGAACGTTTTCGTGAGTTACAACTGGTAAAAGGCGATGAAGTATTTATCAAACCACGCCGCCTTGATTTGTTTCCGAAACATCAAAATAACGTCAATGATACGGCACAAGCACACTAA
- a CDS encoding alginate export family protein translates to MKLLWFFSHIALISALAISPTEASSDNKTPATHQTAYPSVVRVTQEITADSNKPGNQPANKPSEQAKQPELEKSLPAIVPEASKPLTTYFRRADSYAANPESDPPRYVRRLSDIGVNAFKDITWLDVGLEWRTRYEHRHNDIRYVDGGNNDPFFLRSRAWLGIRDILDPFRFAVEFQDSRVYNNRHVITDQERNEYDLINAYGELYFKKALEADDRGNDRPIRFRVGRMAYETTDRRFIARNEWRNTTNSFEGFRLNLGREANDWELEMFGMQPVRRLQTKFDEANDHLWVFGTIGHWRKWSDIITIQPYYLGQKQTADPNGFTATNKLDREIHMPGFRAYGKVGNLLDFDVSFNYQLGYSGTKRQDAYGYNVEVGRTFNHQWKPRVMGFYGYATGDRDPNDGVDNRFDRFFGFARPWSADHYVIYENLKTPKIRFDLQPTAKLGFEATYAWFWLASSTDRMFDILNGNISNTLPDPGFNRDKTGQSGDYAGSAFEGRVRYQVTPRINTILGYTHFFAGEFVKNRIAAQPAHVDQRSGNTDFLYFEVLISLL, encoded by the coding sequence GTGAAGTTGCTTTGGTTCTTTTCACATATTGCGCTTATAAGCGCATTAGCTATCAGTCCAACTGAGGCATCTTCAGATAATAAAACACCCGCAACGCATCAAACGGCTTACCCGAGTGTTGTCCGGGTAACGCAAGAGATTACAGCAGATTCAAATAAGCCGGGTAATCAGCCAGCAAATAAACCATCGGAACAGGCCAAACAACCCGAACTGGAAAAATCATTGCCCGCTATTGTGCCGGAAGCAAGCAAACCATTGACCACTTATTTTCGGCGCGCTGACAGCTACGCGGCCAATCCCGAGTCGGATCCACCCAGATATGTGCGCCGTTTAAGTGATATCGGTGTGAATGCATTTAAAGATATTACCTGGCTGGATGTCGGACTTGAGTGGCGTACACGTTACGAACATCGCCATAACGATATACGGTATGTTGACGGTGGAAATAATGATCCTTTTTTTCTGCGTTCGCGTGCCTGGCTGGGGATAAGGGATATCCTCGATCCGTTCCGCTTCGCTGTCGAGTTCCAGGATTCTCGGGTATATAACAATAGGCATGTCATCACTGATCAGGAAAGAAATGAATACGATCTGATCAATGCATACGGTGAGTTATATTTCAAAAAGGCACTCGAGGCAGATGACCGGGGTAATGACCGTCCGATCCGATTCCGCGTAGGCCGTATGGCTTATGAAACAACGGACCGGCGTTTTATCGCGCGTAATGAATGGCGCAACACCACCAACTCATTTGAAGGCTTTCGCCTGAATCTAGGTCGCGAAGCCAATGATTGGGAGCTGGAAATGTTTGGCATGCAACCGGTCAGACGCTTGCAAACCAAATTTGATGAGGCTAACGATCATCTGTGGGTTTTTGGCACAATCGGTCATTGGCGCAAGTGGTCTGACATCATCACGATACAACCCTACTACCTGGGTCAGAAGCAAACGGCCGACCCCAATGGTTTTACAGCAACCAACAAATTGGATCGGGAAATTCATATGCCCGGATTCCGCGCCTACGGCAAAGTGGGTAATCTCCTGGATTTTGATGTCAGTTTTAATTACCAGCTCGGGTATAGCGGCACCAAGCGTCAAGATGCCTACGGCTATAATGTTGAGGTAGGCCGGACCTTTAACCACCAGTGGAAACCACGAGTCATGGGGTTTTACGGTTATGCCACCGGTGACCGTGATCCTAATGACGGCGTCGATAATCGTTTCGATCGTTTCTTTGGCTTTGCGCGGCCTTGGTCGGCAGATCACTATGTAATTTATGAGAACTTAAAGACTCCCAAAATCAGGTTTGACCTTCAACCGACCGCAAAGCTTGGATTTGAAGCCACATATGCGTGGTTCTGGCTGGCCAGCAGTACCGATCGCATGTTCGATATTCTCAATGGCAACATCAGCAACACCCTCCCGGATCCCGGATTTAATCGAGACAAAACTGGGCAGAGTGGTGACTATGCCGGCAGCGCATTTGAAGGACGCGTACGCTACCAAGTCACACCACGAATTAACACCATATTGGGTTATACCCATTTCTTTGCGGGAGAATTCGTAAAAAATCGTATCGCAGCACAACCCGCCCATGTTGACCAACGCTCAGGCAACACTGACTTTTTGTACTTTGAAGTGTTAATCAGTCTCTTGTAA
- a CDS encoding sulfite exporter TauE/SafE family protein, protein MDMFLFSLIILFSCFFHGITGFGVALFAVPLSLLFLDKVTVMVALPFLSIFLNGFLIKRIDQPADMPKINLMLFSSLCGMPIGIYLLQITSTSHLQIVAGSISILFAALVFSKNIELSPNKITAVLIGWLAGLLQTSIAMSGPPVALLIASTYENKNMIRKNLVVFFMFMTGVSFLMYCLSDVPVLTGLIFGLVSLPFALLGAFLGDKVVQLISRDTFVNLAFMVICLTGIYTTYRGLVY, encoded by the coding sequence ATGGATATGTTTTTATTTTCTCTTATCATATTATTCTCGTGTTTTTTTCACGGCATTACCGGTTTTGGCGTAGCTCTATTTGCAGTGCCCTTAAGTCTTTTATTTTTAGACAAAGTTACCGTAATGGTGGCTTTGCCGTTTTTAAGTATTTTTCTTAATGGATTCCTGATTAAAAGGATAGACCAACCAGCAGACATGCCGAAGATTAACTTAATGTTATTTAGTAGCCTGTGTGGTATGCCCATCGGGATTTATTTATTGCAAATCACTTCAACGAGCCATCTTCAAATCGTCGCAGGCAGTATTTCAATTTTATTTGCCGCGCTAGTCTTTTCTAAGAATATTGAATTATCCCCCAACAAGATTACAGCAGTCTTGATTGGTTGGCTCGCTGGCTTATTGCAAACAAGTATTGCAATGAGTGGTCCTCCGGTCGCACTGCTGATTGCTTCAACCTACGAAAACAAAAATATGATCCGTAAAAATCTTGTTGTCTTCTTTATGTTTATGACTGGGGTTTCGTTTCTAATGTATTGTTTAAGCGATGTACCGGTTCTAACAGGTTTGATTTTTGGATTAGTATCTTTACCTTTCGCGTTACTCGGAGCGTTCTTAGGTGATAAGGTAGTGCAATTAATATCCAGAGATACATTTGTTAACTTAGCATTTATGGTAATTTGTTTAACAGGTATTTACACAACTTATAGAGGTTTAGTTTATTGA